From a region of the Ardenticatena maritima genome:
- a CDS encoding competence/damage-inducible protein A → MKHIECIAIGNELLLGIVEEKNISWLCKRLTQAGGVVEQGVIVGDVPDDIEAAVRGAILRQAALVITCGGLGPTEDDQTMAILAEALNRPLEEHPEALAMVAERYRALYEAGEVPHPDLTPERRKMARLPRGAIPLRNTVGTAPGMLINIGDRTWVCALPGPPRENRPMVEQELIPRLGEIVPLHAYRERHYEAAVRDESVLAPLLQIVQRQHRDVYVKSRAAAFEAQTTFRLLLATRAPTAEEAEARLDAAEQSLRTILGEHGIALKTYSSHAPA, encoded by the coding sequence ATGAAACACATCGAATGCATTGCCATCGGCAACGAGCTCTTGCTCGGTATCGTCGAAGAAAAAAACATCTCCTGGCTTTGTAAGCGCCTCACGCAAGCTGGTGGTGTCGTCGAACAAGGGGTTATCGTGGGCGACGTGCCTGATGATATTGAAGCCGCGGTACGCGGCGCTATCTTGCGCCAGGCAGCCCTTGTCATCACCTGCGGCGGGCTTGGCCCCACTGAAGACGACCAAACCATGGCGATTCTTGCCGAGGCACTGAACCGCCCACTCGAAGAACACCCCGAGGCGCTCGCCATGGTTGCCGAACGGTATCGCGCGCTCTATGAAGCCGGGGAAGTCCCTCATCCCGATTTGACGCCCGAACGTCGCAAAATGGCGCGTCTGCCACGGGGCGCTATCCCTCTGCGCAACACGGTTGGTACAGCCCCCGGTATGCTCATCAACATCGGCGATCGCACGTGGGTCTGTGCCTTGCCCGGCCCACCACGCGAGAACCGCCCCATGGTAGAACAAGAACTCATTCCCCGCCTTGGTGAGATTGTCCCACTCCACGCTTACCGTGAGCGCCACTACGAAGCCGCTGTACGCGATGAATCGGTTCTTGCGCCTCTCTTGCAAATCGTCCAGCGCCAACATCGCGACGTTTATGTCAAATCAAGAGCGGCGGCCTTTGAAGCCCAAACAACATTCCGCCTCCTCTTGGCGACACGGGCACCCACCGCCGAAGAAGCCGAAGCCCGCCTTGACGCTGCGGAACAATCACTCCGCACAATTCTTGGCGAACACGGTATCGCCTTGAAAACCTATTCATCGCACGCGCCTGCCTGA
- a CDS encoding metallophosphoesterase family protein has product MPTSIQIGVISDTHGRLHPSIPYLFRDVAYILHAGDIGNANIIHALEQIAPVYAVTGNVDWGTRLEEEFPRTLSLSIGGVDIYMTHIGGQPRTWFYGLPLPHPRVVIFGHTHEPLLEEHQGILFLNPGTAGQPRYGGGLSVARLTIEKGQPSAEIIVLDEGGMVDAL; this is encoded by the coding sequence ATGCCCACTTCCATTCAAATTGGCGTGATTTCAGATACACATGGACGTCTGCATCCATCAATACCATACCTTTTTCGTGATGTGGCGTATATTTTGCATGCCGGCGATATCGGCAATGCCAACATTATTCACGCGCTCGAGCAAATTGCGCCGGTTTATGCGGTCACCGGCAATGTGGATTGGGGAACACGCCTTGAAGAAGAGTTCCCGCGGACGTTGAGTTTGTCTATCGGTGGTGTTGATATTTACATGACGCATATTGGTGGGCAGCCGCGCACATGGTTCTATGGGTTGCCGCTCCCGCATCCTCGGGTTGTTATCTTTGGGCATACACATGAACCTCTACTGGAGGAGCATCAGGGTATTTTGTTTCTCAACCCGGGGACGGCGGGGCAACCGCGATATGGGGGGGGATTGAGTGTTGCACGGCTGACAATAGAGAAGGGTCAGCCGTCAGCGGAAATTATTGTGCTGGATGAAGGCGGAATGGTGGATGCGTTGTGA